One window of the Nothobranchius furzeri strain GRZ-AD chromosome 3, NfurGRZ-RIMD1, whole genome shotgun sequence genome contains the following:
- the rae1 gene encoding mRNA export factor isoform X1: MSLFGANSGFGTGGTGVFGSTTTDTHNPMKDVEVTSPPDDSISCLAFSPPTMPGNFLIAGSWANDVRCWEVQDNGQTVPKAQQMHTGPVLDVCWSDDGSKVFTASCDKTAKMWDLNSNQAMQIAQHEGSIKSIHWIKAPNYSCIMTGSWDKTLKFWDTRSPNPMMSLQMPERCYCADVVYPMAVVATAERGLIVYQLENQPSEFRRIDSPLKHQHRCVAIFKDKQNKPTGFALGSIEGRVAIHYINPPNPAKDNFTFKCHRSNGTNTTTPQDIYAVNAISFHPVHGTLATVGSDGRFSFWDKDARTKLKTSEQLDQPITACCFNHNGNIFAYASSYDWSKGHEYYNPQKKNYIFLRNAAEELKPRNKKW, encoded by the exons ATGAGTTTGTTTGGAGCAAACTCTGGTTTTGGGACAGGAGGAACTGGAGTATTTGGGAGCACGACAACAGACACCCATAACCCCATGAAG GATGTTGAAGTGACTTCACCTCCAGATGACAGCATCAGCTGTCTGGCCTTCAGCCCCCCAACCATGCCAGGAAACTTCCTCATCGCAGGATCTTGGGCTAATGAT GTTCGGTGTTGGGAGGTGCAGGACAACGGTCAGACTGTCCCCAAAGCCCAACAGATGCACACAGGCCCAGTTCTGGATGTCTGCTGGAGCGAT GATGGCAGTAAAGTCTTCACTGCTTCTTGTGACAAGACGGCCAAGATGTGGGACCTAAACAGCAACCAAGCCATGCAGATCGCACAG CACGAAGGTTCAATTAAGTCAATCCACTGGATAAAAGCCCCCAACTACAGCTGTATCATGACTGGCAGCTGGGATAAAACGCTGAAG TTCTGGGACACCCGCTCTCCCAATCCAATGATGTCCCTCCAGATGCCTGAGAGATGCTACTGTGCAGATGTT GTGTACCCTATGGCAGTGGTAGCAACAGCTGAGAGAGGACTTATAGTTTACCAGCTGGAGAACCAGCCCTCTGAGTTCCGCAGAATAGACTCCCCTCTCAAACATCAG CACCGCTGCGTCGCTATATTCAAGGACAAGCAGAACAAGCCCACAGGGTTTGCACTTGGAAGCATCGAGGGCCGAGTGGCGATTCACTATATCAATCCTCCCAACCC AGCCAAAGATAACTTCACCTTCAAGTGCCACAGGTCCAACGGAACCAACACGACAACGCCACAGGACATTTATGCT GTCAACGCCATCTCCTTCCATCCTGTCCATGGCACTCTGGCTACCGTGGGCTCAGACGGACGCTTCAGCTTCTGGGACAAGGACGCTCGCACCAAGTTGAAGACCTCGGAACAACTGGACCAGCCCATCACAGCTTGCTGCTTCAACCACAACGGCAACATCTTTGCTTATGCATCTAGTTACGACTGGTCCAAG GGCCACGAGTACTACAACCCGCAGAAGAAGAACTACATCTTCCTGAGGAACGCAGCAGAGGAGCTGAAGCCACGAAACAAGAAATGGTGA
- the rae1 gene encoding mRNA export factor isoform X2 translates to MSLFGANSGFGTGGTGVFGSTTTDTHNPMKDVEVTSPPDDSISCLAFSPPTMPGNFLIAGSWANDVRCWEVQDNGQTVPKAQQMHTGPVLDVCWSDDGSKVFTASCDKTAKMWDLNSNQAMQIAQHEGSIKSIHWIKAPNYSCIMTGSWDKTLKFWDTRSPNPMMSLQMPERCYCADVVYPMAVVATAERGLIVYQLENQPSEFRRIDSPLKHQHRCVAIFKDKQNKPTGFALGSIEGRVAIHYINPPNPAKDNFTFKCHRSNGTNTTTPQDIYAVNAISFHPVHGTLATVGSDGRFSFWDKDARTKLKTSEQLDQPITACCFNHNGNIFAYASSYDWSKGHEYYNPQKKNYIFLRNAAEELKPRNKK, encoded by the exons ATGAGTTTGTTTGGAGCAAACTCTGGTTTTGGGACAGGAGGAACTGGAGTATTTGGGAGCACGACAACAGACACCCATAACCCCATGAAG GATGTTGAAGTGACTTCACCTCCAGATGACAGCATCAGCTGTCTGGCCTTCAGCCCCCCAACCATGCCAGGAAACTTCCTCATCGCAGGATCTTGGGCTAATGAT GTTCGGTGTTGGGAGGTGCAGGACAACGGTCAGACTGTCCCCAAAGCCCAACAGATGCACACAGGCCCAGTTCTGGATGTCTGCTGGAGCGAT GATGGCAGTAAAGTCTTCACTGCTTCTTGTGACAAGACGGCCAAGATGTGGGACCTAAACAGCAACCAAGCCATGCAGATCGCACAG CACGAAGGTTCAATTAAGTCAATCCACTGGATAAAAGCCCCCAACTACAGCTGTATCATGACTGGCAGCTGGGATAAAACGCTGAAG TTCTGGGACACCCGCTCTCCCAATCCAATGATGTCCCTCCAGATGCCTGAGAGATGCTACTGTGCAGATGTT GTGTACCCTATGGCAGTGGTAGCAACAGCTGAGAGAGGACTTATAGTTTACCAGCTGGAGAACCAGCCCTCTGAGTTCCGCAGAATAGACTCCCCTCTCAAACATCAG CACCGCTGCGTCGCTATATTCAAGGACAAGCAGAACAAGCCCACAGGGTTTGCACTTGGAAGCATCGAGGGCCGAGTGGCGATTCACTATATCAATCCTCCCAACCC AGCCAAAGATAACTTCACCTTCAAGTGCCACAGGTCCAACGGAACCAACACGACAACGCCACAGGACATTTATGCT GTCAACGCCATCTCCTTCCATCCTGTCCATGGCACTCTGGCTACCGTGGGCTCAGACGGACGCTTCAGCTTCTGGGACAAGGACGCTCGCACCAAGTTGAAGACCTCGGAACAACTGGACCAGCCCATCACAGCTTGCTGCTTCAACCACAACGGCAACATCTTTGCTTATGCATCTAGTTACGACTGGTCCAAG GGCCACGAGTACTACAACCCGCAGAAGAAGAACTACATCTTCCTGAGGAACGCAGCAGAGGAGCTGAAGCCACGAAACAAGAAATG A